Below is a genomic region from Salinirussus salinus.
ACCGCGAATCCGGCGTCGACCAGGAGGTTCACCGTCTCGCTCACCGGTCGCCGGTGGATAACCATCTCGGCGTCCAATTCCTCGCTGTAGGCCCGGCGCGGGCTGGGGTCGAAGTAGCTCCGCGCGAACTCCCCGGTTCCGGGGTCGAGCAGCTTGTAGTAGGGGTGGTCGACGCTGAAGACTAGCCTGCCGCCGTCGGTCAGAATCCGGGCAGCTTCCTCGAAGCACGCCTCCAGGTCTTCGACCCACTGGAAGGCAAACGCCGAGAAGCCGAGGTCGAAGGCGCCATCGGGGACCGTCGACAGGTCCGTGACACTGCTCTCGATGAACTCGATATCCTGGCCGTGGCGCTCGGCGTTCTTCCGCGCGTGACCGAGCTGTGCGGCGGAGATGTCGACGCCGGTGACGTCTGCTCCCCGTTTGGAGACGGCGATCCCGAACTGCGCGCCACCGCAGCCCAGCTCGATAGCCCTCGTCCCGTCCAGGTCTCCGAGCAGGCCGAGGTCGTCGTCCTTGGGCGCGCCGGGTCCCCAGTCCATTCCCACCTGGATCTCGCCGTCGCCGTACTCCTCTTGGAACCGGTCGGCCCAACTGTTCCACCACTCGCGCGCCTTCTCGTCCATACCCCATATGAAGTTTCGCTGATAAAACGTGTTGTGGTGGCGGCCGCGACGCCGTCAGGCCGGCTCAGGTCCGGTCGTCCGTGATGTCGTAGGCGATAACGTCGCTCCCGACGCCGGCGAACAGCCGGTTGCCGGCCCCGACCGTCCCGAGGTAGGGCCCGGGCGTCTCGAAGGTGCCACGTACCTCGCCGTCCACCTCTCCGAGGACCACCACCTCGCGGTCCGGGCCGATGCCGCGGTCGACGGCGACGTGGTCGGCCAGGACCGCACGGAGGTGCGTGTACTCGTAGTCTGCGGGCCGGTAGCGCCAGCGGACCGTTCCCGACGCGCGGTCGACGGCGGGGATCTGCGTCCCGCCGTCGTTGTACAGGGTTTCCGGGGTAGTCGGTACCTCGGGGACACCGAAGTACGGGACCCGGAACTGCTCTTCGCCGTTCCGATCAAGCGCGAGGAAGGGACCGACCCCGGCGTGGATCGTCCCGTCCTGAAGTCCCAGGTCGCGGGGCCCGCGCTCCCAGTCGCCGGCCGTCCACAGCAGGGACCCGTCGGCCGGGTCGTAGCGGCCGACGCCGCCGCGCTCTGTCCCCTCCGCGCCCGCACCGGCGAGCAGGATACCCTCCTCGGCCAGCGGGGTGAGCGGGGTTACCGTTCCGGTGTCGACGCTCCACCGCTCGGTTCCGTCCGGGTCGACGGCGCGCAGCCGCAGCTGGTTGGTGTCGCGGCCGCTTCGCTCCAGCGCGTAGGCGCCGTGACTCGCCACGTCGGCGCCGCGAAGCTCCGGCACGTCGACGTGCCAGCGCTCCTCGCCGGTGGCGCGGTCGAGGCCGTAGAGGCGCCCCTCGCCCCGCGGCGACTGGTTCGGCCCGATCTCGTTCGGGTGGCGAGCGATCTCCTCGCCCGCCAGGACGACGACGTCACCGAGGACGCCGAGCACCCGGAGGAAAAAACCCTCCTCGAACGTCCAGCGAACGTCGCCGGTCGCGGGCTCGAGCGCCTCGACGTGGGAGGCCAGCGTCTCGTCGGTGAACGTCTCGCTGACCGCGTAGACCGCTCTCTCGGTGACGGTGAGACCCGGGTCGCGTTCCTCGGCGCCGCGAGCAGTCGCTGTCCACTCCAGGCGACCTTTCCGGGCCGTGAGGCGAGCGATTTCCCGGGACTCCGTGGCGGCGTACAGTGGGCCGGCCGGGTCGTCGGTCGGTCCGGACCCGGGCAGCAGGAGGGTATCCACCCGGCCGGAGAGCCGGTCGGCGGTCCAGGCGTCGGCGGCGGCGAACTCCGCTGTGGGAGCCGCTGTGGAGGTCACCGTCTCTGCCGGGGGCGCCGTGGCCGTACCCGGCGTATCGACCGGGGTGTCCATGGAAGTCGTAGCCTCGGCCGGGTCGTCGCCGCCCGCACAGCCCGCAAGTGACGCTACCGCAGCCGCACCACACAGCTGGAGGAACTGTCGGCGGGGACCTGTCGGCATGATTCGTGTTCCATGATAACTCCCAACATACAAATCTTGTGTCGCTCGACGCGACCACGGGCCACCGGATCCCGGACGTGACGACGGCAGACACTCCAGCGGGGCTCTGCTACCGCCGACCCACCGCCGGCTCAGCGACCCTCGGTGGTCTGACCGACTGCAGAAACCGGACCGAACACAGCACCGGGAAGGTGTGGGTGTGGGGCACCTCCCGGCTGCTGTAATGTCGAAAGGCGACAGGATGACAGTCGTAACCGTTTGGGGCTCTGGTCCTGTTACCGTCCGTCCCGATGGTGGGTCTCTCAGTGGGTGGACGGCATGTGCGTGTTACACTGTCACAGGCATACGTCCGTGGCTTGGCCTACCAGGCGGTGGTTCCCGGGCCGCAGGGACGTGATTCCGCCCCGACAGTGCGTTCGGGGCCGGCTCGTCTCGGCCGGCTGTCGGGTCCGGCCGTTCAGGCCCCGCCGTGTTCGCGCTCGTGGCGTTTCTCCAGTTCGCCGAGCTTGATCTTCTCGCTGGCGGTCTTGGGGAGTTCGTCGACTATCTCCAGCTTCCGGGGGTACTCGTGTTTCGAGAGTTCGGACTTGGCGAACTCGACGAGCTCGTCCCGGAGCTCCGGCGTCTCCTCGTACCCGGGTGCCAGGGTGACGTAGGCCTTGACGACGTTGCCGCGGGTCTCGTGGTCGACGCCGATGACGCCCGCCTCCTCGACGGCGTCGTGGTCGATGAGCGTCTCCTGGACCTCGCCGGGGCCGATCCGGTAGCCCGCCGAGATGATGACCTTGTCCGCGCGGCCGCGGTACCACCAGTAGCCGTCCTCGTCGACCTCCGCGAGGTCGCCCATCCGCTGCCATCCCTCGGGACTCTCCCCCGCCATCGGACCCGAGCCGCCCGACTGGTAGGCACAGATCTCGCCGACCACACCCGGCTCGTCGATGAAGACCATCTCCTCGGTCGGGGCCGGGTTCTCCTCGGTCGCCGGCGGGCACTCCGAGCCGTCACAGAGCCGGACTTCCTTCCCCGGCGTCGGCTTGCCCATCGAGCCGTGTTTGACCTCCCAGTCGGGGAACGGGTAGTTACAGACGAGCATCCCGCCCTCGCTGAGCCCGTAGGCGTCCAGCGGGGCGGTCCCGAAGTGCTCGTCGATCCAGGCGGCGGTGTCGCCGTCGCAGGTCTCGCCGGCGGTCACCAGCACCCGCAGGTCGATATCGTAGGCGTCCACGTTCACGTCGCCCGCCCGAAGCTGTCGGAACACCGTCGGCGCGACCATGGCGTTCGTCACGTCCCAGCGCTCCAGGGTATCCAGCCACATCTCGGAGTCGAACCGGCCGCGGTAGGCGCCGATGTTCGTACCCTGCAAGCCCGGAGCGAGCGTGCCGACAGTCAGCCCGTACGACCAGGCCGGGGAGGCCGCCGCGAAGTAGGTGTCCTCCGGCAGCAGGTCGACCACGAAGGTGATGTAGGGCTCGATCCCCACCGCAGTCGCGTGCTCGGAGGTCAGCTGGGAGGGCTGGCCGGTCGTCCCCGACGAGTAGACCATCCCGTAGGTCTCTGTGGGCGCCATCCGGATCGCGTCGTAGCTGTCGGATTCGCGCTCGACCTCGTCGTAGTGGAGCATCTCCACTCCTTCGATAGAGCCGGTCCCCTCCACGGCCCGGCTCCCGTCCGCGGACCCGCTTCCCTCCCCGACGAGGACGACCCGCTCCAGGGCCGGCATCTCCCCGGATTCGACCTTCCCGAGGTGGTCGGCGGTCGTGAACAGCGTCGTCGCCTCTGCATCGGCCATCCGGTAGGACAGCGCATCCGGGCCGAACTTCGTATCCAGCGGCAGGAAGACTCGCTGGGTCTTGACTCCCCCGAAGAGCGCGGCGTACAGCTCCAGCCGGGGCGGAAGCATCAGCCCGAACCGCTCCCCCCGGTCGAGATGTCCCTCGAAGAAGTTCGCCGCCCTGTTCGCGGCCCGGTTCAGCTCGTCGAAGCTGTAGGCCTCGTCGCCACCGGTCGCGAAGTCGCGGATCCGCAGGGCCGTCTCGCTGGAGCCGGCGTGCCGTCCCAGCGCCTCCTCCGCGAGGTTGAACGACTCCGGCTCACCGGCCTCGAGCATCCGCTCCCAGGCGCCCTCCGGCCAGTAGGTCTCCGATACCGCGTCGTAGATGTCCGTGTATGTCATTCGCTACCGATTCCCCGCACGGCATCTTAAAATCCGGGGGCAGGCCGCCGTCGACGGACGCCGCTCTCGCGGTGTCGACCGGTTCGTCGATGACGCTACGAGCGCACTGAATCCCGGACAGCCGACGGACATTTCCCGGGACCCGTCACTGTGTGGCGAAGTCGGTGAACTCGTCGGCGACGACGAAAGTCACCGGGTCCTCACCCTCGACACCGAAGCCGACGGCGAGCATCTCCTCGTCCGGGTCGTTGACCTCGGCCGTTCGGCTCCTCTCGACCGCCCCGTACATCGAGTCCGTCACCTCGACTGTGACCTCGTAGGCGCCGGATTCCTGCCAGACGTCGCTGTAAACCGCCGTCGCGCCCTCGGTCGGCTCGTCGGGCTCCTTGGCTTTCAGCTCGAAGCGCTCCTCGAGCGCTGTCGACCCGTCCGGGGCGAGGACGGTGACCGACCCCGAGAGCGCCTCCGGCGTTTCGTTGAAGACGTTCACGTCCTCGAGCGCTTCGTCCGCGACCGCGTTGACGAGGTCTGTACAGCCAGCCAGGCCGGCAGTCGCGAGCGTTCCGAGACCGGCAAGCACCGACCGACGGGAGATTGACGGTGCTCGACTGCTCTGAGCGTCGGTTGTGGAGGGCACGTTCATCGCGATCCGGGCTTGGCCCCTACGCGGATTAAGCCCTCAGATAGCTATAACGGATTTTGAAGCCTCCCCTGGCTCGTCTCTGGCGTCGGACCCGAGTCAGTTCCGGACCGTGATGTCGCCGTTGGTCGTCTCGCACCGAACCTCGTGTGTCCCGTCACCAGTCACCGTCTCGAGGCTGTCGGTGTCGCTGACCGACAGACCGTCGACGCCCTCGACGCTCACGTCGCCGTTTGTCGTCTCCAGCGAAAACTGCGCGGCCATCGACGCCGGTGTGACGACCTCGATGTCGCCGTTCGTGCTCTCGGCGGTCACGTCGGCACCCTCGTCGAGCCGGAGCGAGACCTCGCCGTTGGTCGTCACGGCCGTCGCGGCTCTGCGGTGGTCCCGCACGTCGATGTCGCCGTTGGTCGTCTCGGAGTCGAGGTCGGCGTCGAGCCCTTCGGCCTCCACGTCGCCGTTCGTCGTCCCGGCCTCCACCGCCGACAGCGACTCCGGAACCGCCAGATCGAGGTTCACCTCCGAGTTCGTGCCGAACGACGGGAGCCACCCGTCGTCGGGGTGGTCGGCGGCGAGGACGAGCGTGTCACCCTCCCGGCGGGTCTCGAGACCCACGTCCGCGAGGTCCTCCTCGCTGGGCGCGCGCTTCTGCCCGTCGATTTTCACCGACTGCCGCTGGTCGTCCCGTACCGTGATATCCCCGTTCGTCACGTCGACGGACAGCGACGTTACCCCGTCGGCCGCGAGTTCGTCCGTGACCGGAGCAGAGGCGGTGAGTTCGCCGGACGCGCAGCCGGCCAGGCCCGCGCTCGCTGCGGCGGCACAGCCCGCCAGTACCTCGCGTCTGGAGACGTTCTTGTTCATACCCGGGACCCCGACCCGGTGGATAATAAACCGGGCCGCGGTGTTTCACCGCGCGCAACGGTGGCCCGGTCGGTCCGGGTACCGCTGTGGGGCGTCTTCCGGAAGGGAATGGAATGCGAGCCGGCTGTGAGAGCGGTCGTCTCTCCGACCGGCGAGAATCTTCCTATCGGTCGGCGCGCCCGCTGGTCTCCGGGATGTCGGCCCCCGCAGCCCCGGTCCCGTCCCCACCGAGTCGCGAGAAGTCCATGTCGCCGAAGTACTCCGGCGACGTCCGCTCGGTGGCGTAGAGATAGAGCGCGGTCTTGGCCACGCCGTTGAGCGCTTTGCCGAGCAACAGCCCGACCAGGAACGCGGAGCCACCGACCAGCACCGCGAGCAGCAGCTGGAGGGTCCCGAGCCCGGCCGTCAGGACGTAGGTGACCCCGCCGAGCGCGACGCCGACCAGCGCGAGCAGGAAGGCGACGATGTCGATCGCCCCCATCGCGCCGAGCGACTCGCCCCAGGTGTCCTTGAACGTGCCCGCGCTCTCCTCGAACATCCCTCTCACCGACGGGTTCCGAAACACGATCACCGGGACGACGAAGTAGGTCATCACGCCCCAGGCGAGCGCGAAGAGCCCGGCGAGCAGTTCCGCGACGATGTTGTCCTGGGACTCGACGGCCTTGATCAGCGTGCCGACGACCGCGGCGACCACCGACCAGACCAGCAGCGGCAGCTTCCGCTGCCAGGCCGTCGCCATCGCCGCGCGGATGGAGGGCTCACCGCCGCGGAAGACCGTGCGCGTGGCCGCGACCAGCGCCGCGGTGAAAAACGACGCGACGAACGTTTCGACCAGGTACGCGACGAACAGTGCGCCGAACAGCGCCGGCCCCGGGTCCTGCAGGAGCGGTCCGGTCAGGAAGAGACTCCCGAACAGCGTCAGGATGAACGCGATACCCGACACTCCGCCGGCGAGCGGGAAGACGAACAGTTTCGGGTGGGCTCTGAGCACGCGGCCGCTCCGCCGGGCCATGCCGAACCCCACTTTGAGGCGTTTGAACAGTCCCATGTGACCTGACGGTCGAGCCCTCGCCACCTCAAGGCCCCCGGAGGGTTTCTCATTCGGCGACTCCCCACAAGGTACTTATCGGCAACCGCGACCTGTCCGACCCCCGTCTCCCGACGCCGTGGGCGGTTCACAGGTACTCGACGTCTTCCACGGCGGAGTTGTAGATCCGCCACTCGCCCTGGTAGGTTCGCAACTCGTGGGTCTGGTGGGCGCGGTTGTCCCTGAACCCCGAGATGTCCGCCCGCGTCGTCTGGACGACCTCGACGTCCGCCCGGTCGCCGGAGACGTCGGCGGACTCGATGGTGACCTCGACAGTCAGCTCCCCGGCCGAGACCTGCTGGAGCAACGCTTCCGTCTGGGACCGCGTTCGGTCGTAGATCGGGGATTCGGGGTGCATCGTCTCCATGTACCTGTCGACGTCGCCCGCCTCCAGGGCCTGTGCGTTCTCCTCGATGACCGCGCGGACGTCGTCGGGCACGTCGCCGCCGAGCAGAAAGAACGCACCCCCGCCGACCGCGACGACGCCGACGCCGCCGGCGACGAGGAGAGCCCGCCGACTCACGCCTCCACCATCCCCGTCCAGTCCCCGTCCCTGCTGTCCAGGTTTCCGCTGTGGCTGTCGCTGCTGTGGCTGCTGTTGCCCTGGCTGCTGTCGCTGTGGCTGCTGTCGCTGTGGCTGCTGTCGCTGTGGCTGTCCCTGCTGTGGCTGTCCCCGGTGTTGCTCCCCCTGCCGCGGTTGGCTCTGCGGGGGCTGCCCGTGAGATGGCTGTTCGCGGCCTGGCTGACCGCCCTGTCCCTGCTGTCGATTCGGCCGCTCCTGCCGGGGCGAGTCCTGCGGCGGCTGGCTGTCCCCCCGGTCGTTCCGGGCTTCACCGAGCGACGCTCCACAGGAGCTACAGAACGTGTCCGCTCCGTCGACGGTTCGACCACAGTTCGGGCACGACGGCATGTCACAAGCACCGGGAAGGGTTCTAATAAGTATTCATATGATGATTGGTAACAGACTCCCTCCGCTACCGGTCCGTGCCGCTACGCGGCCACGAACCCGTTGTGACGCGTGCCACGAAGGCAAATCCTCTTGAGCGCGGGGTGGGATACGCCGAGGGATGACTGGTCAGGACCGGCCGCCGGAGACCGGAGCGGAGACTGGAGACGAGGAGCCCCCGCCGTCGGAGCGCGGCAGTTCCTTCCCCGAGGGCACGTTCAACGACTGGCTCGGGCTCACGGTGGAGGAGATGGGCGACGGCAGGGCCGTCCTCTCGGTCGCCTACGAGGAGTTCAAGCAGAACCCCGACGGGGTGATGCAGGGCGGGGTCACCGCGACGCTGACCGACGTGGCCGGAGCCGTGGCGGTCCGGAGCGCGCTCGAGGGCGAGGAGGTCCCCATGGCGACGACGAACCTGGAGGTGAACTACCTCCGTCCCGTCACGGACACGGCGTACGCGACGGGCGAACTGGTCCGGCTCGGAGAGGCGAACGCGGTCATCGACGTGGAGGTCGAGAGCACGGCGCCGAGCGGCGAGCGGAAGACCGTCGCCATCGGAACGGTGACGTACACGCGCCAGTGAGGCCGTCGCCGGCCCGGCGGCAGTCTGGCGGTATCTATTTTCCGGGCCGTGCCGATGGTCGGCACACGATGCACGACACGCCGATCCGCGTCGACCACGTGGGGATCGCCGTCGAGTCGGTCGAGGCCGCCGAGCCGGTGTTGCAGGCGCTTGGCTGTGAGAAGCTCGTCGACGACACCGTCGAGGGCCGCTTTCGCTGGGTGTACTACACGCTCGGCGGGGCGTCGCGCCTCGAACTCATCGAACCGGTGGCCGAGGAGTCGTTTCTCACTGACTTTCTCGACCGGAACGGGCCGGGGCTCCACCACGTCACCTTCGAGGTGGCCGACATCGACGCGGTAATCGACACCCTGGAAGGGGAGGACATCGCCGTGGTGGACTACCAGGAGTTCGACGGCTGGACGGAGGCGTTCGTCTCGCCGGGGAACCCGACCGGTGCACTCTTCCAGCTGATGGAGTACCACGAGAGCTACGTCGAGGAGACGGGGACGCCGGCGGAGTCGCTGTTCATCGACGGCCGCCCGGTCGGCGAGTGAGCCCCGCTCGCGACCGGCTCGCGGGTATCCGAGGGGAGGCTACCGACCGCCGGACAACTATTTACGACATGGCCCGGGTTGTTGGGAGTATGTCCGCCGAAGACGACTACGAGACACGCATCGCCGACGAGGAGGCGCTCGCAGCCCATCTCGGATCGGTGCTCGGCGAGGTGGACACCTACGCCGTCGAGCGCCACGAGGGCGGCCACTCCAACGAGACGCTCTTCGTGACCTGGGGCGACCGCGACCTGGTCGTTCGGCGGCCGCCGCCGGGCGAAACAGCGGAGAGCGCCCACGACGTGCTCCGGGAGTACACCGTGCTCTCGGCGCTGGGAGACACTGACGTCCGCACGCCGACCGTCGTCCACGCCTGCGAGGACGAGTCGGTGATCGGCAGCGAGTTCTACGTGATGGAGCAGCTGGCGGGCGACGTCATCCGCGACGAGGAGCCCGACCGGTTCGGCACGCCGGCCCGCCGCGAGCGGCTCGGCGAGGAACTGGTGGACGCGCTCGCCGAGATCCACCAGGTCGACTACGAGGCTGTCGGGCTCGGCGACTTCGGCCACCCCGAGGGGTACCTCGAACGCCAGGTCGACCGGTGGTGGAAGCAGTACGAGTGGGCCTTCGAGGTCACCGAGGAGGTCCGGTCGATCCCGGCCGTCGCGGAGGTCGGGGAGTGGCTCGAGGAAAACGTCCCCGAAGCACCCACCCACACGCTGGTCCACGGGGACTACAAGCTGGACAACGTGATGTTCGGGCCCGGGATTCCGCCCGAACTCGTCGGCGTCTTCGACTGGGAGATGAGCACGCTCGGGGACCCGCTGGCGGACCTCGGGTGGATGCTCCACTTCTGGCGCGACCCTGACGACCCCGGCCCCCGCGAGGGCGACTCCGCTCCTGTCTTCACCGAGCGCGAGGGGTACCCGACCCGGCGGGAGCTCGTCGACCGGTACGAGCGACAGACCGGAATCGAGTTCGAGAACGAACGCTTCTACCGGGCGCTGACGGCGTTCAAGATGGGTGGCATCGGGGAGATGTTCTTCCGGCGGTATCTGGAGGGCAACAGCGCCGACCCCACCTACCCGCTGATGGAGGAGCAGGTCCCGCTCCGCGTCCAGCGAGCAAAGGAGTTCATCGAGGCTGGCGACGACGGCCTCGTCTGAACGAGCCCGTCGTCCGGGGACTGAACGGGTGGCATCGACCGTCCCGGGTCGCTCCTGCGACCGGGCCTGCAGCTGTCAGCTACGATTCGTTGACCGGGGCTGTACTCTCCGCCTCGAGCTTCTCGATACGGGCGGCCTTCCGTTCCTCCCGTCGCGCTCGCGCCGAGTCGGCCATCATCCCCTGGTGCCACTCCATGCCTTGGTCCGTTTCGAGCGTAACCGACGACACGCCGTCCAACCCGCCGACTTTCCCCTCGACCTCGTCGACGAAATAGGGGATCTGCATACAGAACGGGGAGGTGAGCCGCAGCGAGACGGTCACGTGGGCCGACTCTATCTCGATGTCCGCCACCAGCCCCATCTCGACGAGGCCGAGGTCCGTCCCGTTGGCCGCACTGCACGGGTCGACGACCTCGTCCAGCCGCCGTTCGACCAGCTCCCGGTCGACCGTCATCCGACCACCTCGTCTGCCGCCTGCGTCGTCGAGTACGGCGCAGCCAGCTCGTCTCCCCCCTGACTGAACTCGTCGTCCTCGATACGGGACCTGGCTTCGTCGATATCTAGCCCGATGAACTCGGCGTAGTTCTCCCCGAGGATCTTCCGTTTGTGCTCGTCAGTGAGGTGCGGGACCTCACTCGTTCCACCCATGCTTTCGCGGACGTCTTCCGGGAACTGGAACTCGGCGAACGCTTCGAGTTGCGGGCGGGGGTGGATCGACATCGCCCCGGAGCTGTAGAACAGTTTCTCGACCCCGAGTTCGCCGGTCATGCTGAGCAGCTCGGCAAACACGTT
It encodes:
- a CDS encoding class I SAM-dependent methyltransferase; the protein is MDEKAREWWNSWADRFQEEYGDGEIQVGMDWGPGAPKDDDLGLLGDLDGTRAIELGCGGAQFGIAVSKRGADVTGVDISAAQLGHARKNAERHGQDIEFIESSVTDLSTVPDGAFDLGFSAFAFQWVEDLEACFEEAARILTDGGRLVFSVDHPYYKLLDPGTGEFARSYFDPSPRRAYSEELDAEMVIHRRPVSETVNLLVDAGFAVEEVREPGYADPEAYVSEFGSFDPELMANVPPTVIYAARKE
- a CDS encoding DUF6159 family protein — its product is MGLFKRLKVGFGMARRSGRVLRAHPKLFVFPLAGGVSGIAFILTLFGSLFLTGPLLQDPGPALFGALFVAYLVETFVASFFTAALVAATRTVFRGGEPSIRAAMATAWQRKLPLLVWSVVAAVVGTLIKAVESQDNIVAELLAGLFALAWGVMTYFVVPVIVFRNPSVRGMFEESAGTFKDTWGESLGAMGAIDIVAFLLALVGVALGGVTYVLTAGLGTLQLLLAVLVGGSAFLVGLLLGKALNGVAKTALYLYATERTSPEYFGDMDFSRLGGDGTGAAGADIPETSGRADR
- a CDS encoding metal-sulfur cluster assembly factor is translated as MTVDRELVERRLDEVVDPCSAANGTDLGLVEMGLVADIEIESAHVTVSLRLTSPFCMQIPYFVDEVEGKVGGLDGVSSVTLETDQGMEWHQGMMADSARARREERKAARIEKLEAESTAPVNES
- a CDS encoding nuclear transport factor 2 family protein — its product is MSRRALLVAGGVGVVAVGGGAFFLLGGDVPDDVRAVIEENAQALEAGDVDRYMETMHPESPIYDRTRSQTEALLQQVSAGELTVEVTIESADVSGDRADVEVVQTTRADISGFRDNRAHQTHELRTYQGEWRIYNSAVEDVEYL
- a CDS encoding phosphotransferase family protein yields the protein MSAEDDYETRIADEEALAAHLGSVLGEVDTYAVERHEGGHSNETLFVTWGDRDLVVRRPPPGETAESAHDVLREYTVLSALGDTDVRTPTVVHACEDESVIGSEFYVMEQLAGDVIRDEEPDRFGTPARRERLGEELVDALAEIHQVDYEAVGLGDFGHPEGYLERQVDRWWKQYEWAFEVTEEVRSIPAVAEVGEWLEENVPEAPTHTLVHGDYKLDNVMFGPGIPPELVGVFDWEMSTLGDPLADLGWMLHFWRDPDDPGPREGDSAPVFTEREGYPTRRELVDRYERQTGIEFENERFYRALTAFKMGGIGEMFFRRYLEGNSADPTYPLMEEQVPLRVQRAKEFIEAGDDGLV
- a CDS encoding DUF4097 family beta strand repeat-containing protein — encoded protein: MNKNVSRREVLAGCAAAASAGLAGCASGELTASAPVTDELAADGVTSLSVDVTNGDITVRDDQRQSVKIDGQKRAPSEEDLADVGLETRREGDTLVLAADHPDDGWLPSFGTNSEVNLDLAVPESLSAVEAGTTNGDVEAEGLDADLDSETTNGDIDVRDHRRAATAVTTNGEVSLRLDEGADVTAESTNGDIEVVTPASMAAQFSLETTNGDVSVEGVDGLSVSDTDSLETVTGDGTHEVRCETTNGDITVRN
- a CDS encoding outer membrane protein assembly factor BamB family protein, whose protein sequence is MPTGPRRQFLQLCGAAAVASLAGCAGGDDPAEATTSMDTPVDTPGTATAPPAETVTSTAAPTAEFAAADAWTADRLSGRVDTLLLPGSGPTDDPAGPLYAATESREIARLTARKGRLEWTATARGAEERDPGLTVTERAVYAVSETFTDETLASHVEALEPATGDVRWTFEEGFFLRVLGVLGDVVVLAGEEIARHPNEIGPNQSPRGEGRLYGLDRATGEERWHVDVPELRGADVASHGAYALERSGRDTNQLRLRAVDPDGTERWSVDTGTVTPLTPLAEEGILLAGAGAEGTERGGVGRYDPADGSLLWTAGDWERGPRDLGLQDGTIHAGVGPFLALDRNGEEQFRVPYFGVPEVPTTPETLYNDGGTQIPAVDRASGTVRWRYRPADYEYTHLRAVLADHVAVDRGIGPDREVVVLGEVDGEVRGTFETPGPYLGTVGAGNRLFAGVGSDVIAYDITDDRT
- a CDS encoding PaaI family thioesterase, with protein sequence MTGQDRPPETGAETGDEEPPPSERGSSFPEGTFNDWLGLTVEEMGDGRAVLSVAYEEFKQNPDGVMQGGVTATLTDVAGAVAVRSALEGEEVPMATTNLEVNYLRPVTDTAYATGELVRLGEANAVIDVEVESTAPSGERKTVAIGTVTYTRQ
- a CDS encoding VOC family protein, translating into MHDTPIRVDHVGIAVESVEAAEPVLQALGCEKLVDDTVEGRFRWVYYTLGGASRLELIEPVAEESFLTDFLDRNGPGLHHVTFEVADIDAVIDTLEGEDIAVVDYQEFDGWTEAFVSPGNPTGALFQLMEYHESYVEETGTPAESLFIDGRPVGE
- a CDS encoding acyl-CoA synthetase; translated protein: MTYTDIYDAVSETYWPEGAWERMLEAGEPESFNLAEEALGRHAGSSETALRIRDFATGGDEAYSFDELNRAANRAANFFEGHLDRGERFGLMLPPRLELYAALFGGVKTQRVFLPLDTKFGPDALSYRMADAEATTLFTTADHLGKVESGEMPALERVVLVGEGSGSADGSRAVEGTGSIEGVEMLHYDEVERESDSYDAIRMAPTETYGMVYSSGTTGQPSQLTSEHATAVGIEPYITFVVDLLPEDTYFAAASPAWSYGLTVGTLAPGLQGTNIGAYRGRFDSEMWLDTLERWDVTNAMVAPTVFRQLRAGDVNVDAYDIDLRVLVTAGETCDGDTAAWIDEHFGTAPLDAYGLSEGGMLVCNYPFPDWEVKHGSMGKPTPGKEVRLCDGSECPPATEENPAPTEEMVFIDEPGVVGEICAYQSGGSGPMAGESPEGWQRMGDLAEVDEDGYWWYRGRADKVIISAGYRIGPGEVQETLIDHDAVEEAGVIGVDHETRGNVVKAYVTLAPGYEETPELRDELVEFAKSELSKHEYPRKLEIVDELPKTASEKIKLGELEKRHEREHGGA